Below is a genomic region from Azoarcus sp. KH32C.
CCAGGTACGGGTCGCGGTGATCCACGCCGAGGGCCGCGTGCTGCTCGAACGGCGCCCGCCCGCGGGCATCTGGGGCGGCCTGCTGGCGCTGCCGGAGATTCCGGACGGCGAAGCGGACGCGGCTCGTTGGCTTGGTGCGCGCTTCGGCCTCGCGGCGCGCGATGCGATCACGCTCGCACCCTTCAACCACAGCTTCACGCATTTCCGGCTCGAGATCACGCCGATCCGCCTCGACGTCGGCGACGCCGGGCACGCAGTGGCCGACGCGGACCACCGCTGGCTCGCGCTCGGCGAACGGGACGAGGCCGGGCTGCCGACGCCGGTGCGGCGCATCCTCGACGCGCTCGCGGACGGGAATCTGGAAGGGGATCTCTTCAGCCGCTGACGGGCGGCCGATCTGCTACCGAATCAGCCGCCGAACACGCCGCGCTGGTCGAGGTACTGGCGGATGATGTCGAGCCGGCCGAGCGTGTCGTCGTATTCGAGCAGCGCCTGCTTGGCCTTGAAGGGGATCGGCAGCAGTTCGGCGAAGCGGTTGCCGACCCACTCGGCGTCGTCGAAGTGGTGAGGCGGCGGCAGGCGCTCCTCGCCGACCTCCGCGAAAATCGCCTGCAGCAGCGCGACGAGCGGCGCGTACTCCTGGGGCAGCGGCACGGGCGCGACCTCCGCGAGCCATTCGACCTCGCCCAGCAGCAATCCGTTGGGACCGGTTTCGGTGCGCAGGATGCGGTAGCGGCGCTCGCCGCGCGTGACGAGGTCGAGCACGCCGGTCTGCGGCATGTCCCATTCGACGATGCGCGCGCTGACGCCGACCGGATGCGGCACGGCCGGTGCGCCGACCTCGCGGCCCTCGGCGATGAGGTTCACGCCGAACACCAGGTCATCCTTCAGGCAGCGGCTCGCGAGATCCATGTAGCGCGCCTCGAACACGTGCAAGGGCAGCACCCCGCCGGGGAAGAGCACGGTCTGCAAGGGGAAGAGGGGCAGCAGGTCCGTCGGATCGCTCATGATTGCCCTTCGATGTCCGCCTCGCCCCAGCGCTGCATCAGCCGGTGCGGCACGCGGATCTGGTCGAGCACGCGTGCGACGACGAAATCGACGAGGTCCTCGACGGTCTGCGGATGGTTGTAGAAGCCGGGGCTCGGCGGCAGGATCACGACGCCCAGGCGCGCGAGCTTGAGCATGTTCTCGAGGTGGATCGGCGAGAACGGCGTCTCGCGCGGCACGAGCACGAGCTTGCGCCCTTCCTTGATCGCGACGTCGGCGGCGCGCTCGATGAGGTTCTGGCTGAGTCCCGCGGCGACCGCCGCGAGCGTGCCCATCGTGCAGGGGCACACGACCATCGCGTCGGCCGGGTTCGAGCCGGACGCGAGCGGCGCGAACCATTCCTCGCGGCCGAAGACGCGCAACTGCCCGGGTGGTGCCGCGAAACGCTCCGACAGCGCCGCCTCGACCTCGGCCGGCCGCGACGGCAGCTCGAGGTTCATCTCCTGCCGCGCGACGATCTGCGCGACCTGCGAATACAGCAGCCACACCTTGCATCCGGCCGCGAGCAGGCATTCGACGAGCCGCAGCCCGTAGGGCATGCCCGAGGCGCCGGTGAAGGCGACAGCGACGGTCTGGGGCGGGAGGGAGGCGGTCATCGGATACTTAGATCTCAATCATTTCAGATAGTCGGTCAGGATCACCCAGCGCCCGTTCTGGATCTGCGCGATGCGGCCGAGACGGTTGCCGAGGTGGTCTTCGCGGCTGAAACGATACTCCGGACTGCCGAAGAAGTCGCGCGGGGTATGCAGGGACTCCATCGCCGCGGTAAAGCGCTCTACCGTCAGATCGGGACCCGCCTTCTCAGCGGCCTTCACGAAGAGGTCGGCGACGCCGTAGCCCATCGCGCTCCAGACGTTCGGTGCCGCGCCGAAACGCTCGCGGTAACGCTTGATCCAGTCCGCGAGCTGGCGGTTCGCACCTTCCTCGTAGGGATGCGGCAGCACGCTCACGCCATACAGGCCCTCGACCGCCTTGCCGCCGAGCTCGTGCGTCTGCGACGAATAGCCGGACGCGGTGACGAGCATGTCGACGTTCCAGCCGATCTTGCGCGCCTCGGTCACGGCAGCGACGGTCTCGCGCACAACGGTCGCGAGCACGACGAAGTCGCAGTCGGCCGCGCGCAGCCGCGCGACCTGGCTCGAGAGGTCGGTCGCACCGCGCTTGTAGCTCGTCTTCTCGACGAGCGGCTGCTTCAGCTTCGCGAGCCCCGCCTCGACGCCCTTCAGCACTTCGAGCCCGTAGTCGTCGTCCTGGTACAGCAGGCAGGTCTTCTTGTAGCCGCGCGTCTGCACCATGTTGCGCGTCGCGGCCTCCATGTAGTCCTGGTAGGGCGCGAACATCTGGAACTTGAGCGGATGGACCGGCGAATAGGTCGATTCGTGCGGCGAGAACGGGAAGAGATGCGGGCGGCCGGCCTCGACGACGATCGGCATCGTCGCCATCACGACCGGCGTGCCGAGGTTCGCGAGGAAGGCGAAGACCTTGTCGCGCTGGATCAGCTTTCTCGCCGCCAGCACGCCCTTCTTCGGATCGTAGCCGGAATCCTCGACCACCAGCCGCAGTTTGCGCCCATGCACGCCACCCGCCGCGTTGGCGTCCTCGAAGCGCAGCAGCATGCCATCGCGCACCGGCGCGCCGAGCAGCGCGATCGGCCCGGAGAGATCCTGGATGCTGCCGACCACGATCTCGTTGCGGCTCACGCCCGGGGTCTCGGCCGCGGCGACGGCGCCGGCAAGGGCGAGACCGAGCACGGCGAGAAAGCGGCGGATGGGCGTCATGGACAGGACCTCGGGCAAATGCGGAAAGACCGATTATCGCGAATAATCCGTCGGACGGCATCCAGGGACGCATTCGTCATGGCCGCGCGCTTCGTTCAACACGACCAGGCGTTTGCATCGTCAGGCCGCCGGGCCGCAACAGGATCACGGCCACGACAACGGCCCCGAAAAGCAAGGATTCGAGCCCGGCCGGCGTCGCGGTGTCGGCCGGCAAGAGCTCGGTCAGGACCGAGATCGCCTGCGGCAGCGCCACCACGACCAGCGCGCCCCACAAGGCCCCCGCAAGCTCGCGCGCGCCGCCGATGAAGGCGAGCATCAGCAGCTCGAAGGACAGCATCAGCCCGAACTGCTCCGGGCTGACGAAGCCGATCCAGTGCGCATACAGCGCGCCGGCGAGCCCGGACAAGGCGCCGCCGAACGCGAAGGCAGTCCGTTTTGCGCCGGCGACGTCGATGCCGCACGCGGCCGCGGCCGCCTCGTCCTCGCGCACCGCGTGCCAGGCGCGTCCGACGCGGGATGCGACGCAGCGCCGGCATGCGATCCATGCGAGCGCCAGCACCGCCGCACCGACGAGTGCCTGCGACCACGCCGCGTCGACGGAAAATCCCGCCA
It encodes:
- a CDS encoding LON peptidase substrate-binding domain-containing protein, with amino-acid sequence MSDPTDLLPLFPLQTVLFPGGVLPLHVFEARYMDLASRCLKDDLVFGVNLIAEGREVGAPAVPHPVGVSARIVEWDMPQTGVLDLVTRGERRYRILRTETGPNGLLLGEVEWLAEVAPVPLPQEYAPLVALLQAIFAEVGEERLPPPHHFDDAEWVGNRFAELLPIPFKAKQALLEYDDTLGRLDIIRQYLDQRGVFGG
- a CDS encoding branched-chain amino acid ABC transporter permease; translated protein: MTRRIARVGTLVLAAVAAVLLLGAEYALAQAAFVATYAIAGLGVIVIVGLCGQISLGQGALLGLGAYVEALLTLRGVPAPLAMGLAVATGAGGGWLASLPARRLGGLYFAMSTLAFSLIVEEALVRAESLTHGAAGLAVPALVLAGFSVDAAWSQALVGAAVLALAWIACRRCVASRVGRAWHAVREDEAAAAACGIDVAGAKRTAFAFGGALSGLAGALYAHWIGFVSPEQFGLMLSFELLMLAFIGGARELAGALWGALVVVALPQAISVLTELLPADTATPAGLESLLFGAVVVAVILLRPGGLTMQTPGRVERSARP
- a CDS encoding flavin prenyltransferase UbiX, with amino-acid sequence MTASLPPQTVAVAFTGASGMPYGLRLVECLLAAGCKVWLLYSQVAQIVARQEMNLELPSRPAEVEAALSERFAAPPGQLRVFGREEWFAPLASGSNPADAMVVCPCTMGTLAAVAAGLSQNLIERAADVAIKEGRKLVLVPRETPFSPIHLENMLKLARLGVVILPPSPGFYNHPQTVEDLVDFVVARVLDQIRVPHRLMQRWGEADIEGQS
- a CDS encoding ABC transporter substrate-binding protein, with protein sequence MTPIRRFLAVLGLALAGAVAAAETPGVSRNEIVVGSIQDLSGPIALLGAPVRDGMLLRFEDANAAGGVHGRKLRLVVEDSGYDPKKGVLAARKLIQRDKVFAFLANLGTPVVMATMPIVVEAGRPHLFPFSPHESTYSPVHPLKFQMFAPYQDYMEAATRNMVQTRGYKKTCLLYQDDDYGLEVLKGVEAGLAKLKQPLVEKTSYKRGATDLSSQVARLRAADCDFVVLATVVRETVAAVTEARKIGWNVDMLVTASGYSSQTHELGGKAVEGLYGVSVLPHPYEEGANRQLADWIKRYRERFGAAPNVWSAMGYGVADLFVKAAEKAGPDLTVERFTAAMESLHTPRDFFGSPEYRFSREDHLGNRLGRIAQIQNGRWVILTDYLK